GAAGGGCATTCCTGCTTTAAAAGCACACGTCATAGCGAACAAAGTTGATGTAGCGCTTTGGGGAATTCGCCTGCTCACAGTTCTTTTCACTATTGGTTATGTCATACCTATCTTTAacaagtaagtatttttttttactatttcgtCCATTTACTGACGTTGTTGACTAATTCACACGACTAGTTAAGCGGTATACGAGCTATTTTAATTGCAGCTTATTAGCGTTTTTAGAATGTTATTGATGTAAACATTTTTAGCCAGTTTTGTTTTGTATGCTAAAATGTAATTAACTGgtttacatgtataataaaatgaaatataaattggaCGCAAAAACTTAGAATATATAACATACCATACAAAATGGGGCACAAATCTTTCATGAATTGAAGTATATTAATGTTAACCGAAATACCTTCATAATCAACAAAACCTGTCTGCACGCTTTATTCGAAAACTACTGCTtggattttaaagaaaatattttaagtgagctatatatacaatttagttTACGTTTTTAGAATTATCATCCTTCAAATGGGAAAACTACTCGAGAATTATCGCTCACGTATGAAGTTGCGGTCATTGAGCGTcacgtttatatttgtatgattttttcCCCTGCTTAGCCCCGTGTCAGCATTCTTTAAAGCCCTGCTAGCAAACGCCGCGACGTCCGCGCTGCGGCTGCACCAGCGCATCCCGGCGCGGGAGATCGCTCTGTCGCGGGAGTTCATCAACCGTTTCTTCCTAGAGGACAGCGCACACTATCTCTTCTACTCGCTCATATTCATGAATGTGGCTCCTAATTTATGTATCCTTTTCAAAAATACGTTGACCTGGTGACCTAGGGTGCAAATTGTAGATTTTAGTAATTAACTTTTTGACCAGAATGCTCTACTACACACAGATGTTCTCGTGCGGtcttaataaatgattataaagtTAATCATAATTGTACGTGGGAATTATTCATATTAGCCTCTTATTTCATTGCCATTGCGCGCTCAATGCTTTTTTGAGGTAATTACGACGTTTTGGTTGCTTAAAATGTGGTTTTGTACAGCAAAAAGTTTAAAGcacttgtattataaaaaaaaaacgttaaaatatacacaattttacggatttttatatatcatctgGAATCTgggcttttatttaaatcataataatcgCGTCTTGTAAtgtgaattaaatttttcatttttaaattatcaattgcGTGACATTGACAGATTTACTCTTTCATTTTAGATAACACACAGAAAATAAATACCTgtgtattacttattataagaTCTTCGTTTGTACAATAAACGTCCAATCGCTTAATATCTGTCTCATCCACACAATCTTACGGTTAGAAATTTGCTGGGATGGGCAGGTGAgggaataaaaattatgaatactaCTAATTCTGTGACCGGAAGCTAAAAGGGCCAAAATACATTTTGAGTAAATTGTAAACCACGTTTTGccatttatcaaaaaaattatcaaatgaTAGTATTTCTGCTCAAACGGTATACGCCTTGTATTACTAAAACCAACGATATTATGCTTCTTTACGAACTGGtggtatatttttgttaactgttatattgaataaaggtgTGACTTGGAAAAAGTTAACCCTGAGCAACAACAAACCTGGTCGATGTATTTTTTGATTACCAAAAGTAAAGGTTATTGAGCCCTTTTAACGCCAGACGACAGaattatatttcatactttAGGGTATTATCGGCTCACAATCACATTACATCAAAAATAACAGTTCTACGTTGATCGTATGATTTGTAATTGAATGGTGCAAAAAAAGCCAaccaaataatagttttaacgaaacaaataaaatattactactgAAGGTTATTTTTAGACTAATTTAATTACGATTACCGGTTTACCAATATCGATCCTCGTGACGGCCGGATATCATGTTAAAACTATCTCGATCGGCAATGCGAgattgtaagaactcacttcattactcacgtATATTTTGAAAGTAAGGTGAcctataaataaatgtcttgCACACTTTGCGagacattttaagaaaaattttgATTCCCTAAGATGAAAACTCATAAAGGGTACCTATATTTCTCTTTTGGACTAGTGTTAGAAATTTCCATTTTACAACTTTGTATAAATATCTGTATTCTTGAAAATAAGTTAGTTAAATAACACTTTACGTGGTTCGAGGAAATGAACTCGTTAtcaaaaatttttaaatcattaatgttGACATGTcttgtattttaaaaaccttttatgTGTAAAGTTAAGGATTTACATATAAAGAGATGTCAAGGTCAACGAGTGTTACCAACGGATAATTATCTGCGTGGAGTTgacattatgtttatatttatataaagtccAATTATGTAACACGATAccgtttaaaaaatacatataaaaatggatataaaattgaaaataaaaatgaaatgtgtattattgaaataatttataattaaagtaattctatatttttttgtgtatgaaCATAAAAATGATTTCTGTGACTTATCTATTAAAGATATGTAAGAGTTATAGAGTATAGATATGTGCGTTCGCGCACAGTTTTACAaatcttttttacaatttttcgaGTATCTGTTTAACATCGTTTCATAGAATACGTTCGTTCAAAAAGTTTCTATACCCTATTTTAACCGAAggagataaacaaaccttagatttacatataataatgttttacactacaatgtttttgattaatttacctttatttataaacactatttcacttaactagttataaccgcATATATTTAACTTCCAAAGTTTCGATTGCAACTTTACTTTTCTCACGAATCCATAGTGATTGTCCTAGATTATTCAACATCTCGACCAATAATATAGCATCAATTCAATgtgtgtttatttgtctttgctCCTCTTGTTAAGTAAGTAAAGTTTTTacgtgaatataaaaaaatatgagtaaCTTTATAATGTCATAacgaataaattttttttaatttgggcATACGAAATTTACTCATGAAGTCGAGAATAtgtaatattcgttttattccAGTTTTGAATATATCATACAATTTTCTCTATATTTTctacgataaaaataatattttctttgactTGTATTCAGTAATTTTGACGCCAATCTTTTTATTCGCTTTACTGCACGCCGCGTCGTACTCACTCACAATCCTTGacgtaagtatttattattcataaactaGTCTTCAATATAGGTAATATTacgtttttagtaaataaatttatttatcaaacaaagtaatacttattaatattttcggaAGCAATTACCATAGACAATGAAATATGCAAGAcactttctaaattaaaaagaatttaaaatacgCTAGTCACTTATATTTCTAAAGGACATACGACATTTAATGTTGGTCATTTACAGAAaaaagttaaagttaaaaaaaatctcaaattcTAATTCGTTTtcgagtaattaaattattacaacaaGCATAAAactaagattaaatttaatttgtaggtattcgaattcgaaaaaaaaatcaggaacaattcattatattttatcaaaacctatagttttattataaacaatgtacattatatttaaaaaaaatatcatctatatattcttcaagtatatatatatcatacgtAGCTAGCTCGTAGGAAGTAGGAACGTTGTCACAATAGCGACTGTGTCCCGCAGACGCTGGGACAGAACTCGATGTGGGTGGCGCGGCTGCTCATCTCGCTGGTGGAGTTCCAGTCGCGGAACATCCTGCGCGTGGCCGCGCTCGCCGAGATCGTGCTGTTCCCGCTCGTCGTCATCATGGCTTTCGTGTGAGTATATCACGTTTAtgacgtttattttaatttcgttatgcacttttttttataaggtgAAAGGtttttaggttttatttatgGAAGGTGGTTAGGATTTTTCTTTTCTGAATATTGCtgtaaaaattattagtaaaaaaataccgGCTCTTAGTTTGCAGTTCCGCTTTTTTGCTAATTGTTTCGTTCACATTTCCTAGCAATCCAGTATTGGCGTAAGTCTTTTGCAGGATTCTTCTGGCTTCCAAATTATTGGATGTGTTTTATTCGAGTCGCCAAATGCTAAGGAAAGAATGCTAAAGTGACTTCTTGTTCTTCtttcatattcatttaatatgtcGCTGTAATTGTATAGGACCAGGAACGTTTCACTAGGGGTTGCTCTACGACTGACAAGAATTTGCTTAAGCATACATACGATGCACGGAATTAATCATAGAAAGCTATTGGAATTTTATTTGATCTTTATAATGTCGAATATCCTCTAGATTTGTGGTAAAAATGGGCGTTTCACAGGGTCCAACTTTGGGTCCTTTCCTGTTTTTGATATACATAAATGATGTCCCATTTTATTCATGTATTTGTGGTAATGTATTATTTGCTGATTATACATCATTATCATTAGTCTTTAGTTTACAGGACAAATACTAATtatgatgtaaataaaacattataaataatacggaATTGGTTTACGATAAGGTGTCGTCCATTAATCATGTGATGTTTTTAGCAACATATTTGTGAGGTG
This Nymphalis io chromosome 21, ilAglIoxx1.1, whole genome shotgun sequence DNA region includes the following protein-coding sequences:
- the LOC126776882 gene encoding Krueppel homolog 2 isoform X3; translation: MAETNPQAGDTGPPKGIPALKAHVIANKVDVALWGIRLLTVLFTIGYVIPIFNNPVSAFFKALLANAATSALRLHQRIPAREIALSREFINRFFLEDSAHYLFYSLIFMNVAPNLLILTPIFLFALLHAASYSLTILDTLGQNSMWVARLLISLVEFQSRNILRVAALAEIVLFPLVVIMAFVGYCGLMTPFVYYYFVTWRYASRRNPYTRNTFRELRVLAERTAERPALPAPLRSALGAAVQLVCRMAPPVETVQQ